One Archangium violaceum genomic window, CCACTGCCGAGGCGCATAAGAGGGATGGGGGCCCTGTTGAGGGGGAGAGAGGGTGCAGAGGGGCCGAGGAGGGCCGCTGACGGGGCCGGCCGAGCGATGCGCCCGGCCGGTGGACAGGCCGCGCAGCGCGCTTGGGGTACACGCCTGCCCAGGCCGCGCTCCTATCAGGTGCGTGGCAGGGGCCTGTTGGCTGTCTTGAGCCTCAACACCACGCGGCCTGGGGTGGCCCTCGTGCCGGGGCCAACCTCGCACATGCCGTGGGCAAGCCCAGGTGCTCCAGAATGGCCCGCCCCCCGGAAGCCCCCATCTCGTACGCCAAGACCCGCCGCCGGCCTCCACACCTCACGCAGGCGAACACGTCGAAGTCGAACGTCCGTCCTCCTGAGCAACTCTGCCTGGTCCACTCGCGGTGTCCTCTCCTTCATCCACTCCTTCCTGGCCGCTGCCTCAAGCCCCGCGCTCGCCTCCTCCGCACCTGCTTGAGGGAGCAGATGTCGTCCCCAGGACGAGCAGCACCGAACGCACAGGAATGACGGAGTCGTATTCAAAGAGATGGAGACCCGCTGAGCCTGACGCCGGGGTACATCACAATCCCCCCGCGTGTCGCTACGCTACCTTCCGGCGGCCTTCGACAATCGGGGCAAGCCCAGGTGGCCTTCGAGCGTGCGTCATTCGCCAATCTGGCGACGTACCCATGGGGCACCCACGTCGTGACGTTCTGCCTCCCAGCCTTGTCGCAGTTCCAGAATCTCGACGATGCTTGGATCCCGCTCGATCAGATGGTTCAAGCCGACGACTCGCGGCCCATCACCGGGCTCATGCTCTTCTCCACAAAGGAACTGCCAATCGCCATCCTCATGCGCGACCAATCGAATGGATCGGCTTCCTTCAAACACATGGCGACACACGAATGCAGCACGTTCGCGCTCCAAGCTCAGCTCCAGATCGTTGCTCTTGAATTAACGTTCCTTTGGAGGAATCCAGTCGGTATCCAGTTCCTTGGCCCCTTTCTCGCGGTTGCAAGTTCGGCAGGAGGGTGCCAGATTCTCGGATGAAGAGGGTCCACCTTTGCTGTACGGCTTTCGATGATCCGCCTCATAGGATTTCGACTGCCCCGATTCTCGCGTCAGCTCCTCGTCGCAGTACTCACAACGAGTTCGGCCTGTTGCATCCTGGCTCTTTTCGTAGGCCGCGTCGCGGTCTGCCTTACTGAACCGACGCGGCCTCCCTGTATCCGCGGTCATGGCTACTGCACCCGGAGCCAGGGTCAGGGTCAAACTCTCGGCGGATACGGAGACCGTCTCCACTTCCCCAACCGCCGCGAGACGGATACCCACCTGCGTCTCCGCCTGTGCTTCCGCCTGCACCGCACGGGGAAACGTCGGCACCTTTGCGGCCAGCCCCGGTGCCGTGTTGCCGATGGCAGTCAGGGCCAGCACGGCGAAGGCTCGCGCCGCGTTGCGACCCATGATCTTGCCGTACCGCTCGCCCGCCTCGCGCAGTTCGCTGAACGTGGTGGCCCGGTCCGCCTCGACCATCAACCGCTTGAAACCCAGGATGAGACCCCAGAAGGTGTCCACGCCCACATAGGCAATGAGCGTGGCGGTCATCACGGCGGCGAGGCCCTTGGAGACTGTCACGTCGGGAATGGTGAGGAGGAGCATGTACGTGGTCCACGTCCAGAGCACCGCAGCCACCATGGCGTGTGGGTCAGCCATGTCCCTGAAGGCCTCGAGCATCTCCTCCAGCACGGCGCCCTTGGCGAGGGCCATGGCCAGGGCGAAACGACCATCTCCGTTGACGATGGGGCTTTCCTCCAGCAGGCGCAGGCAATCTCCGGGCCTACCAGTGCGCTCACACCAGCGCAGATACGCGCGCGTCAACTCGACCTCCGCCGCCGTTGGCTCTCCCTCCAGGTGCTCGCTCGACTCGAGCGGAGTGACGCGGCGGCCGCGTATCTCATACGTGTACGAACCACTCCGAGCATCGACCTCGAACAGTCGCCGGGCGGCTTCCTGGGGCTGAGCGGGAGGCCGCACCTCCCGAGCCAACTCCGACACGGCCACCTCGAACTCGCTGTCGCCCATTGCCACGGCCTTGGCACTGGAACGCGGGGTGAAGACGATGATGTTGGTTCGGCCCGTGTCCAGGCGTACGACCCGAGAGGAAGAGCCACACCCAGCGAGGAGAACCAGCACCACGGCCGTGCAGCACAGCTTCATGGGGACTCCTCCTGGTCCTGGCCCCTGCTTCCGTGAGAACCCACTGACGGGCTGGCGGCTGGCAGGGTGGCGTATCGGCGAAGCTGAGCATAGTGGCTTGCCGGGACGTGCGGTCACGGTTCGCTCTGCACATGTCCACTACCGAGAACGGTGCACGCAAGGTCCGCGTGGTGATCCTGACCGCGATCACGCTGGAGTACCAAGCGGCACTTCAGGTGGAGGCTGGCGCCTGGGAGGGCAGTCACTGGGAGGAGGAAACAGGCCCTAACGGTCTTCCGGTGGCGTTCCGCACGCTTCGTGGCAAGGGAGGGCGGCCTCTGCGCGTGGCGGTGGCACAGGCGGGGGACATGGGGGCGGTATCGGCGACGAATGCATTGCTGCCCCTGGTGCAGCGCCATGGCCCGCGGTGCGTGGCGATGTGCGGCGTGTGCGCGGGCCGCCCCCAGAAAACGAATCTGGGCGATGTGATCGTGGCAGAGAGGCTGTTCTTCCACGACACCGGCAAGAAGATCCCAGACAAGGTGCAGCAGGATCTCAAGACGTACAACCTCCGCGAAGACTGGAAGGTAGCGCTCGAGCACTTCGACTTCGCCGGGCGCTTCCGAAACGAGGCGTGGTGGAAGTCACGCCCCGTGTCCTACGAATGGCAAGAGAATTGGGTCCTGGCGAAGCTGAACGAGGGCATCGCGAACCCGGCGGAACTCCCCGAGTGCGATGAGCACTGCCCTCAGTGGGAGAAGGACATGCTGGATGGCACGCTCAGCCTGACCGACAAGGGGCAGAAGCGAATCGGTCGCATCCTCATCAAGCACCGCAACCGCCTGCCTGACACCTCTCCATCGGGGGAGCTGATTCCCTTCAAGGTCCACGTCGCACCGATGGGAAGCGGTAACCAGGTCGTCGAAGACGAGGCTGTCTGGAGCTTCATCTCCGAGCATATGCGCAAGACGCTGGGCGTGGAAATGGAGGCCGCAGCCCTCGGTGCGCTGGCCCATGCCCAGAGAGACTGGAAGCTCAATGCGCTGGTGATGAAGGGAGTGATGGACTTCGCCAACCATGGCCGCGACGACCATTTCAAGGAGTTCGCCGCCCGGGCCTCGGCTGAGTGCTTGATTGCGTTCCTTCGCGAGCAGCTCGACGTGGAGGTGGAGCCCGATGTCAACGACCTTCTGGTGCCAGGAACCGAAACATTGCCGGACAATCCGCCTCCCTCAGCGCTCCTCAATGCGCGCTACGAGGTCGTCCCCTTCCACGAACGGGGGCGCATAAGAGGGATGGGGGCCCTGTTGAGGGGGAGAGAGGGTGCAGAGGGGCCGAGGAGGGCCGCTGACGGGGCCGCCCGAGCGATGCGCCCGGCCGGTGGACAGGCCGCGCAGCGCCCTTGGGGTATACGCCTGCCCAGGCCGCGCTCCTATCAGGTGCGTGGCAGGGGCCTGTTGGCTGTCTTGAGCCTCAACACCACGCGGCCTGGGGTGACCCTCGTGCCGGGGCCAACCGCGCACATGCCGTGGGCAAGCCCAGGTGCTCCAGAATGGCCCGCCCCCCGGAAGCCCCCATCACGTACGCCAAGACCCGCCGCCGGCCTCCACACCTCACGCAGGCGAACACGTCGAAGTCGAACGTCCGTCCTCCTGAGCAACTCTGCCTGGTCCACTCGCGGTGTCCTCTCCTTCATCCACTCCTTCCTGGCCGCTGCCTCAAGCCCCGCGCTGCCGCGTACAGCACCGTCCCCTCGGGCTGCCTTCGCCGGTACTCCCCCCCGCGCTCCTCCACGAGCCCCTCCCCAGCCGCACCTTGCCAGGGCACACGCTACCGTCAGCCTCCCACGGGCTTCTCGCGAGCCCTGGGATACCGGGGAACTCTGGCCGCTCACGTTCGCGAGTGGCTTCACCCAGCTGGGCTGCATGTGCCCCCAGTGTGCCCCTCCAGCGGGGAATTGACCGGGACGAAACGGGATGGGGTGGGATGACGAACCCAAGGAGAATCAAGGCGATAGCGGGTAACAGCGCGTCCTGCTTAGGGTTTTCTATCGCCTTGTTCACGGGTTCGACTCCCGCCGCCTCCATGCGGAGTCACCCGCCGCTCTGAGCCGAGTCCACTCCTGAAGATGAGGCTCGGATCGTTTTGGGGGACCAGCTCGGTTCTTGTCGGACCAAATCTGGACCAAATCCGGAGGCAGAACGGCAGCGTATAAGACGGACAAGGCCCACGGTCGTCATGAGCCTATCAGCCCCTCATGATTCCCTCCCCGACCTTACACCGCACCGGGAGGAGCAAGTCGGACATGAAAAACAGTGGAAGCAGGACGAGGAGCACCTTGGGGCTGGCGGGTTTTCTCCTGGTGCTCGTGGCGGCCCTTGGCGCCCAGGCGGAGCCTCCCTCCTCCAAGCTCCCGGGCCGCAAGCCGGACTCCACGGAGCCCTGGGGCGCTTTTCTTGGCCGGGCCGCACACTTCGCCATTGGCAGGCAATACAGCGTGCAGCACCCCACCAACGCCGTCTTCCTCGACACCGTCAACCTCTACAGAATTGTGGAGGAGGGGAAGTTGGGCAATCCCAAGCGTCTTTCGGAGCTCGTGAGGCTCTTGCGCCCGGACATCACCGATACCCGAGCCCTCGTGCTCTTCGAGATCAAGCCGGACAATGAGGAGGGGCGCAAGGAAGGGAGAGAGCAGGCGGGGCGCTACCTGGCGGCGCTCAATGAGGCTGTCGAGCCTGACAAGAAGCTCGCGGGAGGCACCGGCTTCGAGGGGTCGCTCTTCCTCGAATTCGAGAACGGGGGAGCACTCTGGCAGTTGTCCTGGCGCACGCCAGAGCCCGGAGTGACGCTCTACCGCTGGAGCTACCGGCGCAAGAAGTCCAACGTTTCCTGGAAGGAGCGCGCGGCCCAGAAGGAAGAGGCGTTGCCCAGGGAAGAAGGAGAGCAGCGCGGTGAGGTGGCCGAGCAGGCGCTCCGGGCTGCCTATGAAGGGGGCGAATTGCCCAGCGACTTCCAGAGCCAGGTCTACCTGCCCGTGGACT contains:
- a CDS encoding HNH endonuclease signature motif containing protein, giving the protein MTADTGRPRRFSKADRDAAYEKSQDATGRTRCEYCDEELTRESGQSKSYEADHRKPYSKGGPSSSENLAPSCRTCNREKGAKELDTDWIPPKER